The Plasmodium reichenowi strain SY57 chromosome Unknown, whole genome shotgun sequence nucleotide sequence aacaaaaaaatcataacatgaaataaaataataatacaaatgaaataataatacaaatgaaataataatacaaatgaaatataataaaaataatattaaaaatatccgattaattatttaattttaaagaatatatatatttatatttatatatatatttatatttatatttatatatttattgtttaaaatattcatatattacattacttttatataatgtttttaaaaaaactGTGCAGGAGCAATTTTTTCGGGAATTCAAGAAGATCCTTTTCGCTAGTGACAAAGAAGGCTTATAATTTCACAGCTCAAGgattaaataaaaataatgaaataataaatgttgACCTTTCCTCTTTTATAGGTCAGAAATACTGTTGTTTGTTATTTTATCCATTAAACTATACCTTCGTATGTCCAACAGAAATAATTGAATTCAATAAGCATATAAAAGattttgaaaataaaaatgtagaGTTATTAGGTATATCCGTAGATTCAGTATATAGTCATTTAGCATGGAAAAATATGCCTATTGAAAAAGGAGGAATTGGAAATGTGGAATTTACTTTAGTTTcagatataaataaagacatttctaaaaattataatgtaCTTTATGATAATTCTTTTGCTCTAAGAggtttatttattattgaTAAAAATGGATGTGTAAGACATCAAACCGTTAATGATTTACCAATAGGTAGAAATGTACAGGAAGTTTTAAGAACTATAGATTCAATTATTCATGTTGATACAAGTGGAGAAGTTTGTCCAATAAACTGGAAAAAGGGACAAAAAGCATTCAAACCAACTACCGAATCGTTAATagattatattaataatgcaaataaaaatgtataacAGTGGGAACTTTATAAGTATACATTAACAcgtata carries:
- a CDS encoding thioredoxin peroxidase 2 → MFLKKLCRSNFFGNSRRSFSLVTKKAYNFTAQGLNKNNEIINVDLSSFIGQKYCCLLFYPLNYTFVCPTEIIEFNKHIKDFENKNVELLGISVDSVYSHLAWKNMPIEKGGIGNVEFTLVSDINKDISKNYNVLYDNSFALRGLFIIDKNGCVRHQTVNDLPIGRNVQEVLRTIDSIIHVDTSGEVCPINWKKGQKAFKPTTESLIDYINNANKNV